In a genomic window of Plectropomus leopardus isolate mb chromosome 6, YSFRI_Pleo_2.0, whole genome shotgun sequence:
- the kmt5ab gene encoding lysine methyltransferase 5Ab isoform X2: MAKGKKSVQRTDKKPEDTVEHKVTSRKETKENKPATNKSLRSPSKPRSPLSDSSSTLIQEGNESDAANPDTSKLKKDMPNEIIAESCESKEPKPEIACHSHEIREQATDRLEQKEFGTHTNGRSAADIKVSAAKPRSRTARKLGAKKTENKAPQNRKVTDYYPIRRSNRKTKAELKSEEHKHIDDLIKNDIEEGMKIKHIEGKGRGIFAISGFKKGDFVVEYHGDLLELSEAKIREAQYAQDPQKGCYMYYFQYQSKTYCVDATEESGRLGRLINHSKNGNCHTRLHPIDGTPHLILVASRDIEAEEELLYDYGDRSKASVLAHPWLKY, translated from the exons ATGGCAAAAG ggaagAAAAGTGTGCAAAGAACCGACAAAAAGCCCGAGGACACTGTTGAACATAAAGTCACCTCGCGGAAGGagacaaaggaaaacaaaccaGCAACTAACAAG AGTCTACGGAGTCCAAGCAAACCTCGATCCCCTCTGAGCGATAGTTCAAGCACGCTGATCCAAGAAGGAAATGAATCTGATGCAGCTAATCCCGACACGTCAAAGCTAAAGAAAG ACATGCCTAATGAAATAATAGCTGAGAGTTGTGAGTCCAAAGAGCCGAAGCCTGAAATTGCTTGTCACAGTCATGAGATCAGAGAACAAGCCACTGATCGACTCGAGCAGAAAGAGTTCGGCACGCACACAAACGGCAGGTCTGCAGCAGACATCAAAGTTTCAGCAGCCAAACCTCGGAGTAGAACTGCTCGCAAACTGGGAGCAAAAAA GACGGAGAATAAAGCTCCTCAAAACAGAAAGGTCACAGACTATTATCCCATCAGACGGAGTAACAGAAAAACTAAAGCAGAGTTAAAG AGTGAAGAACACAAACATATTGATGACCTGATAAAGAATGACATTGAAGAAGGAATGAAG ATCAAACACATCGAGGGAAAAGGAAGAGGGATATTTGCTATCAGTGGCTTCAAGAAGGGGGACTTTGTCGTGGAGTACCATGGAGACCTACTGGAACTATCTGAGGCTAAAATAAGAGAGGCCCAGTACGCACAGGATCCCCAGAAAGGCTGCTACATGTACTACTTCCAGTATCAATCCAAGACGTACTG TGTTGATGCCACAGAGGAATCAGGTCGTCTTGGAAGATTAATCAACCACAGTAAAAATGGAAACTGCCACACGAGGCTTCACCCCATCGATGGAACCCCTCATCTGATTTTGGTGGCGTCCAGAGACATCGAAGCAGAGGAAGAGCTGCTGTATGACTACGGTGATCGGAGCAAAGCCTCAGTCTTGGCTCACCCTTGGCTCAAATACTGA
- the kmt5ab gene encoding lysine methyltransferase 5Ab isoform X1 has translation MAKGKKSVQRTDKKPEDTVEHKVTSRKETKENKPATNKDCLGTVQSVFQSLRSPSKPRSPLSDSSSTLIQEGNESDAANPDTSKLKKDMPNEIIAESCESKEPKPEIACHSHEIREQATDRLEQKEFGTHTNGRSAADIKVSAAKPRSRTARKLGAKKTENKAPQNRKVTDYYPIRRSNRKTKAELKSEEHKHIDDLIKNDIEEGMKIKHIEGKGRGIFAISGFKKGDFVVEYHGDLLELSEAKIREAQYAQDPQKGCYMYYFQYQSKTYCVDATEESGRLGRLINHSKNGNCHTRLHPIDGTPHLILVASRDIEAEEELLYDYGDRSKASVLAHPWLKY, from the exons ATGGCAAAAG ggaagAAAAGTGTGCAAAGAACCGACAAAAAGCCCGAGGACACTGTTGAACATAAAGTCACCTCGCGGAAGGagacaaaggaaaacaaaccaGCAACTAACAAG GATTGCTTAGGTACAGTGCAGTCTGTTTTCCAGAGTCTACGGAGTCCAAGCAAACCTCGATCCCCTCTGAGCGATAGTTCAAGCACGCTGATCCAAGAAGGAAATGAATCTGATGCAGCTAATCCCGACACGTCAAAGCTAAAGAAAG ACATGCCTAATGAAATAATAGCTGAGAGTTGTGAGTCCAAAGAGCCGAAGCCTGAAATTGCTTGTCACAGTCATGAGATCAGAGAACAAGCCACTGATCGACTCGAGCAGAAAGAGTTCGGCACGCACACAAACGGCAGGTCTGCAGCAGACATCAAAGTTTCAGCAGCCAAACCTCGGAGTAGAACTGCTCGCAAACTGGGAGCAAAAAA GACGGAGAATAAAGCTCCTCAAAACAGAAAGGTCACAGACTATTATCCCATCAGACGGAGTAACAGAAAAACTAAAGCAGAGTTAAAG AGTGAAGAACACAAACATATTGATGACCTGATAAAGAATGACATTGAAGAAGGAATGAAG ATCAAACACATCGAGGGAAAAGGAAGAGGGATATTTGCTATCAGTGGCTTCAAGAAGGGGGACTTTGTCGTGGAGTACCATGGAGACCTACTGGAACTATCTGAGGCTAAAATAAGAGAGGCCCAGTACGCACAGGATCCCCAGAAAGGCTGCTACATGTACTACTTCCAGTATCAATCCAAGACGTACTG TGTTGATGCCACAGAGGAATCAGGTCGTCTTGGAAGATTAATCAACCACAGTAAAAATGGAAACTGCCACACGAGGCTTCACCCCATCGATGGAACCCCTCATCTGATTTTGGTGGCGTCCAGAGACATCGAAGCAGAGGAAGAGCTGCTGTATGACTACGGTGATCGGAGCAAAGCCTCAGTCTTGGCTCACCCTTGGCTCAAATACTGA
- the rilpl2 gene encoding RILP-like protein 2: MEFGEESSPALAFEKDAFELTVEDVYDISYVIGRDLLKISSTGDEVSDLQFRIVRVLEMFETLVNKYNLSLEELKMERDNLKSELDRIIKESSSAQGTQTVGPNQLLVDLTDPNRPRFTMQELKEVLQERNQLKAQLMVAQEELQLYKSGILPQGEPAMVEVDLETPAPTELSPVTINDAKEEKTTIGKLFSFRRK; encoded by the exons ATGGAGTTTGGTGAAGAGTCGTCGCCCGCTCTGGCTTTCGAGAAGGACGCGTTTGAGCTCACGGTGGAGGATGTGTATGACATTTCGTATGTAATCGGACGAGATTTGTTGAAAATAAGCAGCACGGGAGATGAAGTGTCGGATTTACAGTTCAGGATAGTCCGCGTGCTGGAAATGTTCGAGACTTTGGTGAATAAGTACAACTTGTCTCTGGAGGAGCTGAAAATGGAGCGGGACAACTTAAAGAGTGAACTGGACAGGATCATTAAGGAGAGCTCCTCTGCTCAGGGCACG CAAACAGTGGGGCCAAACCAGCTGCTGGTGGACCTCACAGACCCCAACAGACCGCGGTTCACCATGCAGGAGCTGAAGGAGGTGCTGCAGGAGAGGAACCAGCTCAAGGCTCAGCTCATGGTGGctcaggaggagctgcagctgtaCAAGAG TGGGATTCTGCCACAGGGTGAACCAGCCATGGTCGAGGTGGATCTGGAGACGCCAGCACCCACAGAGCTCAGTCCAGTCACGATAAATGATGCAAAAGAGGAGAAGACGACCATAGGCAAACT GTTTTCATTCAGgcgaaaatga
- the mtrfr gene encoding mitochondrial translation release factor in rescue, with translation MSRLLPFISCVSRRVMWTGCTSVPPLLRPLPPGLSCVFAAGKKDLIDLPVLNEDELEEQFVRGSGPGGQATNKTSNCVVLKHIPTGTIVKCHQTRSVDINRKRARDIMREKLDVVYKGELSEVLVKKKESEQRKQQKRRKANQNLERKRLFKEALSADSKPGNDTV, from the exons ATGTCGCGGCTTCTTCCGTTCATCAGCTGCGTGTCCAGGCGGGTCATGTGGACAGGCTGTACCAGTGTCCCCCCACTGCTAAGACCGCTCCCACCTGGACTTTCGTGTGTTTTTGCGGCTGGTAAAAAGGACCTGATAGATCTTCCCGTCCTGAATGAGGACGAGCTTGAGGAGCAGTTTGTGAGAGGATCTGGACCTGGTGGACAGGCCACCAACAAAACCAGCAACTGTGTGGTGCTCAAGCACATCCCCACCGGGACAATCGTGAAG TGCCATCAAACCAGATCTGTGGACATAAATCGAAAGCGTGCTCGGGACATCATGAGAGAGAAACTTGATGTTGTTTATAAAGGAGAACTCAGTGAAGTTCTAGTAAAGAAGAAAGAGTCCGAGCAGAGGAAAcagcagaagaggaggaaggcCAATCAGAATCTGGAGAGGAAAAGATTGTTTAAAGAAGCGCTTAGTGCAGACTCCAAACCTGGAAATGacactgtttaa